In Oceaniferula flava, one genomic interval encodes:
- a CDS encoding sulfatase family protein — protein sequence MKSKNTMSTAIGAIAVGLTLTSAVAADENPIPRKPNVVILYADDMGVGDVSYGDPKAKIITPNIDRLASQGMTFSDGHSSSGICTPSRFAMLTGQHHWRRFHGIVNAFGKSVFKKDEFTLARMFKQQGYATGCFGKWHLGWDWDAIRKPGVKKEDYKHAASYDWSKRFPGGPIDQGFDYYFGDGTINFPPYCWIENDRFKTIPTKPVIKSRPLAGGGSFRPGPMAEGWNPYDILPSITKKTVEWIEKQKAGEPFFAYLAFNSPHYPIVPNKEFHGKSKAGYYGDFVAETDAMVGKVMDVLEKKGLLENTIVIFTADNGTEWHAYERLQKFNQWSSGDFRGLKRDLYEGGHRVPFIVSWPAKIKAGSRSVETVSQVDFAATFAKIIGYQLSNDEAIDSYNLLPVWQSEDYKKPLRVATVQNTSKGKYALRQGDWVLINARSGAAQPERKHYLEHFGLKTWPKGTPGLLFNLKDDPRQKKNLYDQQPERVEAMSKLLDRYVSGERCAPERD from the coding sequence ATGAAGAGTAAGAACACAATGAGCACGGCCATCGGAGCGATCGCTGTGGGATTGACCCTCACTAGCGCGGTCGCAGCAGATGAGAACCCAATCCCAAGGAAACCCAATGTCGTGATCCTTTATGCCGATGACATGGGGGTCGGGGATGTTTCCTACGGTGACCCCAAGGCAAAAATCATCACGCCTAACATCGATCGGCTCGCCAGCCAGGGCATGACCTTCAGTGATGGCCATAGCTCGTCCGGCATTTGCACGCCGAGCCGCTTTGCCATGCTCACCGGCCAGCACCACTGGCGCCGTTTTCACGGCATTGTCAATGCCTTTGGGAAGTCCGTGTTCAAGAAAGACGAGTTCACCCTCGCTCGCATGTTCAAGCAGCAGGGCTACGCCACCGGATGCTTCGGCAAGTGGCACCTCGGCTGGGACTGGGACGCCATCCGCAAGCCGGGTGTGAAGAAGGAAGACTACAAACACGCTGCCTCCTACGATTGGTCCAAGCGTTTCCCCGGTGGCCCGATCGATCAAGGCTTCGATTACTATTTCGGCGATGGCACCATCAACTTTCCTCCCTACTGCTGGATTGAAAATGATCGCTTCAAAACCATTCCCACCAAGCCGGTTATCAAATCGCGCCCGCTCGCAGGCGGCGGCAGCTTCCGTCCGGGGCCGATGGCTGAAGGCTGGAATCCCTATGACATCCTTCCCTCCATCACCAAGAAAACGGTCGAGTGGATTGAAAAGCAGAAAGCCGGCGAGCCATTCTTTGCCTACCTCGCATTCAACTCGCCACACTACCCCATCGTTCCTAACAAAGAGTTCCATGGCAAATCGAAAGCCGGTTACTACGGGGACTTTGTCGCTGAAACCGATGCCATGGTCGGCAAGGTCATGGACGTATTGGAAAAGAAAGGATTGTTGGAAAACACCATCGTCATCTTCACCGCCGACAACGGCACCGAGTGGCATGCCTACGAGAGATTGCAAAAGTTCAATCAATGGAGCTCCGGAGATTTCCGCGGCCTGAAGCGTGACCTCTACGAAGGTGGCCACCGCGTGCCCTTCATCGTCAGCTGGCCAGCTAAAATCAAAGCCGGCAGCCGCTCGGTTGAAACCGTGAGCCAGGTGGACTTCGCCGCCACCTTTGCCAAGATCATCGGCTACCAGCTGAGCAATGATGAAGCAATCGATAGCTACAACCTGCTGCCAGTTTGGCAAAGTGAGGACTACAAGAAGCCACTCCGGGTCGCCACGGTGCAGAATACCAGCAAGGGGAAATACGCTCTCCGCCAAGGCGACTGGGTGCTGATCAATGCCCGCTCCGGAGCGGCCCAACCTGAGCGCAAACACTACCTCGAGCACTTTGGTTTGAAAACCTGGCCGAAGGGAACTCCCGGACTCTTGTTCAACCTCAAAGACGATCCACGACAGAAGAAAAACCTCTACGATCAGCAACCTGAACGAGTGGAAGCCATGAGCAAGCTGCTCGACCGCTATGTCAGCGGCGAACGCTGTGCCCCTGAGCGGGACTAA
- a CDS encoding anthranilate synthase component II, which translates to MLLVIDNYDSFTYNLVQYFGELGTEMKVVRNDAMSIDEIRELSPDRICISPGPCTPTEAGISCDVIKEFGKTTPILGVCLGHQSIGQVFGGDVIRAEKLMHGKTSPVYHMNQSVFKGLPSPLTATRYHSLVVKRETLPDCLDITAETINGTIMGLQHREYPIHGVQFHPESILTQNGMKMLENFLSY; encoded by the coding sequence ATGTTGCTCGTCATCGATAACTACGATTCCTTCACCTACAACCTCGTGCAATACTTTGGCGAGCTTGGCACGGAGATGAAGGTGGTGCGCAATGATGCCATGAGCATCGATGAAATCCGCGAGCTGTCACCCGACCGCATCTGCATCTCCCCCGGCCCCTGCACCCCTACCGAGGCCGGCATTTCCTGCGATGTGATCAAGGAGTTTGGCAAGACCACGCCCATCCTCGGTGTCTGCCTCGGCCACCAGTCCATTGGCCAGGTGTTCGGTGGCGATGTCATCCGGGCTGAGAAGTTGATGCACGGCAAAACCTCCCCGGTTTACCACATGAATCAAAGTGTGTTCAAAGGCCTGCCCAGCCCCCTCACCGCCACTCGCTATCACTCGCTGGTGGTGAAACGTGAGACGCTGCCCGACTGCCTAGACATCACCGCCGAGACTATCAACGGCACCATCATGGGCCTCCAACACCGCGAATATCCCATCCACGGTGTCCAGTTCCACCCCGAGTCGATCTTGACCCAAAACGGCATGAAAATGCTGGAGAATTTCCTCTCCTACTAG
- the trpE gene encoding anthranilate synthase component I, which produces MSTPSVSPALDEFRNLAERGNVVPVYAQLAADFETPLSAYLKISGEGEAFLFESAESSGDSGRYSILGSSPRTVIKAYDHEITLCENGECKQWTAEKDILAELEELMGKYQPVTHGNAPPFYGGAVGYLAYDAVRQFEPSIGIPAKDELGLPDALFIIAEDLLIFDHRLRRLIVVANAFLDEHADAEAAYQNARDRIASLIEKLHQPLHIPPLNGLAEFETPEAASNTSQEEYETMVEQAKEYIAAGDAFQIVPSQRFEVDFDGSPVDLYRALRHVNPSPYMFILQLDDFALVGSSPEVHVRAIDGRIDIRPIAGTRWRGKTPEEDDALAADLLADQKECAEHLMLVDLARNDVGRISKHGSVTVDDFMIVERYSHVMHIVSNVHGDLDDKHSAYDVLRATFPAGTVSGAPKIRAMQIINELEKSKRCSYAGAVGYFSWDGNHDSCITLRTCLLKDGKAYVQAGAGVVADSNPTYEYEETVNKSMALRRAIGLAKTIAQ; this is translated from the coding sequence TTGAGCACTCCATCCGTCAGCCCCGCCCTTGATGAGTTCCGCAATCTCGCGGAGCGCGGCAACGTCGTACCCGTCTACGCACAACTCGCCGCCGACTTCGAAACCCCTCTCTCCGCTTATCTGAAGATCAGCGGCGAAGGAGAAGCCTTTCTTTTTGAAAGCGCAGAAAGCTCCGGCGACAGCGGTCGCTACTCCATCCTCGGCAGTAGCCCACGCACCGTCATCAAGGCCTACGATCACGAAATCACCCTCTGTGAAAATGGCGAGTGCAAGCAGTGGACCGCGGAAAAGGACATCCTTGCCGAGCTGGAGGAGCTGATGGGGAAATACCAACCCGTCACCCACGGCAATGCCCCACCCTTCTACGGTGGCGCTGTTGGTTACCTCGCCTACGATGCGGTGCGCCAGTTTGAGCCCAGCATCGGAATTCCTGCGAAGGACGAGCTCGGACTGCCCGACGCCCTGTTCATCATCGCCGAGGACCTACTCATTTTCGACCACCGTCTGCGCCGCCTGATCGTGGTGGCCAATGCCTTTCTCGACGAACACGCCGATGCGGAAGCCGCCTATCAGAACGCCCGCGATCGCATCGCATCGCTGATTGAAAAGCTGCACCAGCCACTGCACATTCCACCGCTCAATGGTCTGGCCGAGTTTGAGACGCCGGAGGCAGCTAGCAATACCTCGCAGGAGGAATACGAAACCATGGTGGAGCAAGCCAAGGAATACATCGCCGCCGGGGATGCCTTCCAGATCGTGCCGAGCCAACGTTTTGAAGTCGATTTCGATGGCTCACCGGTCGATCTCTACCGCGCCCTGCGGCACGTGAACCCCTCACCCTACATGTTCATCCTGCAATTGGACGACTTCGCTCTCGTTGGCAGCTCGCCGGAAGTGCACGTGCGCGCCATCGACGGCCGCATCGACATCCGCCCGATCGCCGGCACCCGCTGGAGGGGCAAGACTCCGGAGGAAGACGACGCCCTCGCCGCCGACCTGTTAGCCGACCAAAAAGAGTGCGCCGAGCACCTGATGTTAGTCGATCTGGCCCGCAACGACGTCGGCCGCATCTCCAAACACGGCAGCGTCACAGTGGATGATTTCATGATTGTCGAGCGCTACAGCCACGTCATGCACATCGTTTCCAACGTGCACGGCGACCTCGATGACAAGCACAGCGCCTACGACGTGCTCCGCGCCACCTTCCCGGCCGGCACCGTTAGTGGCGCCCCGAAAATCCGCGCCATGCAGATCATCAACGAGCTGGAAAAAAGCAAACGCTGCTCGTATGCTGGAGCGGTCGGCTACTTCAGCTGGGATGGCAACCACGACTCCTGCATCACCCTGCGCACCTGCCTACTCAAGGACGGAAAAGCCTACGTGCAAGCCGGAGCTGGAGTCGTCGCCGATAGTAATCCGACCTACGAATACGAAGAAACTGTCAACAAATCGATGGCCCTCCGCCGCGCCATCGGCCTAGCGAAAACCATCGCCCAATAG
- a CDS encoding right-handed parallel beta-helix repeat-containing protein, with amino-acid sequence MPPLTAPYFATLLTISCLPSLLADTLTWNVKKQFGITGKGLNTAIKDARKHFQSAPNDTLVLEIDAGRYSLNPTPNQQGIINLSHVKPGPRGRLIIKGQGIDKTVLVFDDSEHAIVGRHTYRVTMSHMHMTREKYTVSQGHVISTAPGKLVLKIQRGFPTPADIFNPDSDQGRYLKRYENSQTDPRIVTRDNEQIAWKSARPLGDSIWEIRLKQRQLVPHYPKGALIGIKSKHGGQTYWFNGGSDFKFDHIKWTHKTRGVFRGAFDKIHITHCITDRAAPIHGQTPCLASPGGGPQIGQPWDPPTTGNLVKNCRFIASGDDAVAFFHGKGAISDCYIQDAFARGILLANSPDAISENNELVRNPLQRSKDHRLPTSTAPPVSVEKGPPKRR; translated from the coding sequence ATGCCCCCACTCACCGCACCCTATTTCGCCACACTGCTCACGATCAGCTGCCTGCCCTCCCTATTGGCGGACACGCTCACCTGGAATGTGAAAAAACAATTCGGCATCACCGGCAAGGGCCTCAACACCGCGATTAAAGACGCCAGGAAACATTTTCAGTCGGCACCTAATGACACCCTCGTCCTCGAGATCGACGCCGGGCGCTACTCACTCAACCCCACCCCCAACCAGCAAGGCATCATCAACCTCAGCCATGTCAAGCCAGGCCCCCGTGGTCGACTGATCATCAAAGGTCAGGGCATCGACAAAACGGTGCTCGTTTTCGACGATTCCGAACACGCCATCGTCGGGCGACACACCTATCGCGTCACCATGTCCCACATGCACATGACGCGGGAAAAATACACCGTCAGCCAGGGCCACGTCATCAGCACGGCCCCAGGCAAGCTCGTGCTGAAAATCCAGCGAGGATTCCCGACTCCGGCAGACATTTTCAACCCGGACAGCGATCAAGGACGTTATCTGAAACGCTACGAAAACAGCCAAACGGACCCCAGGATCGTGACCCGGGACAATGAACAGATTGCCTGGAAATCGGCCCGGCCGCTCGGAGACAGCATCTGGGAAATCCGCCTCAAACAACGTCAACTCGTTCCGCACTACCCGAAGGGGGCATTGATCGGGATCAAATCGAAACACGGCGGCCAAACCTATTGGTTCAACGGTGGCTCCGACTTCAAATTTGACCACATCAAGTGGACTCACAAAACCCGAGGGGTCTTTCGAGGGGCCTTCGACAAGATCCACATCACCCACTGCATCACCGATCGGGCAGCCCCCATCCACGGCCAGACTCCCTGCCTGGCATCACCGGGAGGAGGCCCGCAAATCGGGCAACCCTGGGACCCTCCGACAACGGGGAACTTGGTGAAAAACTGCCGTTTCATCGCCTCCGGTGATGACGCTGTGGCCTTTTTCCACGGCAAAGGCGCCATCAGCGACTGCTACATCCAGGATGCATTCGCTCGCGGCATCCTGCTCGCCAACAGCCCGGATGCAATCAGCGAGAACAATGAGTTGGTTAGAAATCCGTTGCAGCGCAGCAAGGACCACCGACTCCCCACCAGCACGGCCCCGCCGGTTTCCGTAGAAAAGGGTCCACCCAAGCGCCGCTAA
- a CDS encoding chloride channel protein: MEEKRSKLQDLMRRRFDDRQRFLVACMVCGLLCGLLGVLFHLTIHHTFAGVWKLATSGDDSQFITVLLLAPALGGLICGLAIHFWAHDAVGSGIPQTKAAYYNQGGRIKTMTGVWRVILGTVFVGFGNALGREGPMVHASSAIASRIGRFAFKDPERVRAMIPVGMAAGIGAAFNAPLSALTFVFEELLDNFSTKAIGGMVVAVVIAAAVSRSILGEDPVISTHLVLDYETAAWMLVAIPLGACAGFLGHFFVGSVIGLRRKVKATRWLKSWYTPAIGGLICGAVGLLAWWITGMEGNAQSGVFSIGYESLEEAFENKLIISILVTLLAFKLLAVVVNYATGGSGGLFSPTLFLGGMLGGLMGYALVELSHQFTDWQLVDESQIIGGCVLLGMGAMFGSVIRCPFTSLIIIFEMTGNYSLILPLMGGNMLSWVIARKLRPIAIYDALLMEDGVSLKRMPSYRGAQDYRNLPVRAIMTHDVTSVQGELSADENLSLLKSNLVYHHAYTVVDRENRFLGVITHHEMRECAPETVIAELVENQETVQVHPDVSIRDAAQMMISKDIQQLPVVSLVETDRLLGILTINDIARQQNAAEM; this comes from the coding sequence ATGGAAGAAAAGAGAAGCAAGCTGCAGGATCTGATGCGCCGCCGGTTTGATGATCGGCAGCGGTTTCTGGTAGCCTGCATGGTCTGTGGCCTGCTTTGCGGTCTGTTGGGCGTCTTGTTTCACCTCACCATCCACCACACCTTCGCCGGCGTTTGGAAATTGGCGACCTCCGGGGACGATTCCCAATTCATCACGGTGCTGCTGTTAGCTCCGGCCTTGGGGGGCTTGATCTGCGGACTGGCCATCCACTTTTGGGCGCACGATGCCGTGGGCAGTGGTATTCCCCAAACCAAGGCGGCTTATTACAATCAAGGCGGAAGAATCAAGACCATGACCGGCGTCTGGCGGGTGATTCTGGGCACGGTATTTGTTGGTTTTGGTAATGCTCTCGGGCGTGAGGGACCGATGGTGCACGCCTCGTCGGCGATCGCTTCACGCATCGGGCGTTTTGCCTTCAAGGATCCCGAACGGGTGCGGGCGATGATTCCCGTGGGCATGGCGGCGGGGATCGGTGCTGCATTTAATGCGCCCTTGTCCGCGCTGACCTTCGTCTTCGAGGAACTGCTCGATAACTTTTCCACCAAGGCCATCGGTGGCATGGTGGTAGCCGTGGTGATCGCGGCCGCTGTATCGCGCTCGATCCTGGGCGAAGACCCGGTGATTTCCACCCACTTGGTGCTCGATTATGAAACGGCGGCGTGGATGCTGGTGGCGATTCCTCTGGGGGCTTGTGCTGGCTTCCTCGGGCACTTTTTTGTCGGTTCCGTGATCGGATTGCGGCGCAAGGTGAAGGCGACGCGTTGGCTGAAATCGTGGTACACGCCGGCGATCGGTGGCTTGATTTGTGGTGCGGTGGGACTCTTGGCCTGGTGGATTACCGGGATGGAGGGAAATGCTCAGTCGGGCGTGTTCAGCATCGGTTACGAATCTCTCGAGGAGGCATTTGAAAATAAGCTGATCATCAGCATTCTGGTGACGCTCTTGGCGTTCAAGCTGCTCGCGGTGGTGGTGAACTACGCCACCGGCGGCAGTGGCGGGCTGTTTTCCCCTACCCTGTTTCTCGGTGGGATGTTAGGCGGGCTGATGGGCTACGCGCTGGTGGAGCTCAGCCATCAGTTCACCGATTGGCAGCTGGTGGATGAGTCCCAGATCATCGGTGGCTGTGTCTTGCTTGGCATGGGCGCGATGTTTGGTTCGGTGATCCGCTGTCCCTTCACCTCGCTGATTATCATTTTTGAAATGACCGGCAACTACTCGCTGATCTTGCCACTGATGGGGGGCAACATGCTCTCGTGGGTGATCGCGAGAAAACTTCGCCCGATCGCGATTTACGATGCCCTGCTGATGGAGGATGGCGTTTCTCTCAAGCGCATGCCTTCCTACCGCGGTGCCCAAGATTACCGGAACCTTCCGGTCCGCGCGATCATGACTCACGATGTCACTTCCGTGCAAGGTGAGCTCTCAGCCGATGAGAACCTCAGCCTGCTGAAAAGTAACCTGGTTTACCACCACGCCTACACCGTGGTGGATAGAGAGAACCGTTTCCTCGGTGTCATCACCCACCACGAAATGCGTGAATGTGCGCCCGAAACTGTGATCGCCGAGCTCGTGGAAAATCAGGAAACCGTGCAGGTGCACCCCGATGTCTCGATCCGCGACGCCGCACAGATGATGATTTCCAAAGATATCCAACAGCTTCCGGTGGTCAGTCTGGTGGAGACCGATCGTTTGCTGGGGATTCTCACCATCAACGACATTGCCCGGCAGCAGAATGCGGCGGAAATGTAG
- the ppk2 gene encoding polyphosphate kinase 2, translating to MSKTNNSQPKDEEVKQTEKIELDPAFANLGELLEARDGSPKGLSNQASLEVAYEKGIYPYREKMKTSEYEQEKIKLQAELLKVQQWVKSTGKRIVVIFEGRDAAGKGGTIKRFMEHLNPRAAHVVALEKPTDRERGQWYFQRYIKHLPTKGEMVFFDRSWYNRPGVERVMNFCTPMEYLEFLRQCPSLERMIVNSDIILIKYWFSVSRLEQLRRFHGRKTDPLKQWKLSPIDIESLDKWDDYTKAKEAMFFHTDTADAPWTVIKSDDKKRARINCLRHFLHSVDYPNKDQAMAPVPDPQIVTSASNVYDKDEQLAEHGVPEL from the coding sequence ATGAGCAAGACGAACAATTCCCAGCCGAAAGACGAAGAGGTAAAGCAAACGGAGAAAATCGAGCTCGATCCGGCATTTGCCAACTTGGGCGAGCTGCTCGAAGCCCGTGATGGCTCCCCCAAGGGGTTAAGCAATCAGGCATCGCTTGAGGTGGCCTATGAAAAAGGCATCTACCCCTATCGGGAAAAGATGAAAACCTCCGAGTATGAGCAAGAGAAGATCAAGCTTCAGGCTGAGTTACTCAAGGTGCAGCAGTGGGTGAAATCCACGGGCAAACGCATCGTGGTCATTTTCGAAGGGCGTGATGCGGCGGGGAAAGGCGGCACCATCAAACGCTTCATGGAGCACTTGAACCCCCGGGCTGCTCACGTGGTCGCTTTGGAGAAACCCACCGATCGCGAGCGTGGCCAGTGGTATTTCCAACGCTACATCAAACACCTCCCCACCAAGGGCGAAATGGTGTTTTTCGATCGCTCATGGTACAACCGCCCCGGTGTTGAGCGGGTGATGAACTTCTGCACGCCGATGGAATACCTCGAGTTCCTCCGACAGTGCCCGTCGCTGGAGCGCATGATTGTGAATAGCGATATTATTTTGATCAAATACTGGTTCTCCGTCAGCCGCCTCGAACAGCTGCGTCGTTTTCACGGACGGAAAACCGACCCCCTGAAGCAGTGGAAACTCAGCCCGATCGATATCGAATCCTTGGATAAATGGGATGATTACACCAAGGCAAAAGAGGCCATGTTCTTCCACACCGATACCGCGGACGCTCCCTGGACGGTGATTAAGTCGGACGATAAAAAACGCGCCCGGATCAACTGCCTGCGCCATTTCCTCCACAGCGTGGATTACCCGAACAAGGACCAGGCCATGGCTCCCGTGCCGGATCCACAGATCGTCACCAGCGCCTCGAATGTCTACGATAAGGACGAGCAGCTGGCCGAGCACGGGGTGCCCGAGCTTTAG
- a CDS encoding Tex family protein, which translates to MSGLSSSHPFVARISGELSLNSKQVAATAQMFSEGATVPFIARYRKEQTGGMDEVQIMAVRDRLVQLADLEKRRDAITKSLEERKLLSAELKKKIADAETITRLEDIFAPFRPKRRTRGTMAKERGLEPLADFIWDNRENPGADVEAEAEKFIVESKPEDKTAELNPAVPTLADALAGARDILAERFSDDADARSELRQLIEEQGTVTSKIMYGKDTEPDAQKFKDYFDWSEPLKDVPSHRMLAMRRGEKEGFLFMRIQADEETALTKMRGRFGVSNGGPCAEQLDLAIADSYKRLLGLSLETEFRMKAKKEADIEAVRVFADNLRELLLASPLGQRPMIAIDPAFRTGCKTVVLDAQGNLLFDTVLHFTTSHSQAMEAVEMLKKMVAKFDSKAICIGNGTASRETEAVVRAAGLPKSIPIIIVNESGASIYSASEVAREEFPDKDITVRGAVSIGRRLMDPLAELVKLDPKSIGVGQYQHDVDQNLLKTGLDDTVVSCVNGVGVEVNTASRQLLGYVAGLNSGIASNIIAYRSENGPFKTREELKKVPRLGEVAYEQAAGFLRILGGTHPLDASAVHPERYALVEQMAADLGCDVPTLIRDADARKKIDLKKYVSDEVGLPTLKDIIAELAKPGRDPRAQFELFTFAEGVNKPADLTEGMKLPGIVTNVTNFGAFVDVGVHQDGLVHISQLADKYIADPAEVVKVGQKVNVTVTEVDLNRNRIALSMRSNPEPARQNQRGGERGGDRRSNGPRRNNNGGGNRNNGGGKRGGGNDSFGGNWFDQALKKGR; encoded by the coding sequence ATGAGCGGTCTTTCCTCTTCCCACCCCTTCGTGGCTCGCATTTCCGGTGAGCTTTCTCTCAACAGCAAGCAAGTAGCGGCCACCGCCCAGATGTTCTCTGAGGGCGCCACCGTGCCTTTCATTGCGCGATACCGGAAAGAGCAAACCGGCGGCATGGACGAGGTCCAGATCATGGCGGTGCGCGATCGCTTGGTGCAGCTGGCCGACCTCGAAAAGCGCCGCGATGCCATTACCAAGAGCCTGGAGGAGCGCAAACTGCTGTCCGCCGAGCTGAAGAAAAAGATCGCTGACGCGGAAACCATCACCCGCCTCGAGGACATCTTCGCCCCCTTCCGTCCAAAACGCCGCACCCGTGGCACTATGGCCAAGGAACGCGGCCTCGAGCCCCTCGCCGATTTCATCTGGGACAACCGTGAGAATCCCGGTGCCGATGTCGAAGCCGAGGCTGAGAAATTCATCGTCGAGAGCAAGCCGGAGGATAAAACCGCCGAGCTCAATCCCGCCGTGCCGACATTGGCCGACGCCTTGGCCGGCGCGCGCGACATCCTCGCCGAGCGCTTCAGTGACGATGCCGATGCCCGCTCCGAGCTGCGTCAGCTGATAGAGGAGCAGGGCACCGTCACCTCCAAGATCATGTATGGCAAGGATACCGAGCCGGATGCCCAGAAATTCAAAGATTACTTCGATTGGTCCGAGCCACTCAAGGACGTGCCATCGCACCGCATGCTCGCCATGCGCCGGGGTGAGAAAGAAGGTTTCCTCTTCATGCGCATCCAGGCGGACGAGGAAACGGCACTGACGAAAATGCGCGGCCGTTTCGGCGTCAGCAATGGAGGCCCCTGCGCCGAACAGCTCGACCTCGCCATTGCCGATAGCTACAAGCGCCTGCTCGGGCTTTCCCTGGAAACCGAGTTCCGCATGAAGGCGAAGAAGGAAGCGGACATCGAAGCCGTCCGTGTTTTTGCCGATAACTTGCGTGAGCTGTTGCTCGCCTCACCACTGGGCCAGCGTCCGATGATTGCCATCGACCCCGCCTTCCGCACCGGTTGTAAGACCGTGGTGTTAGATGCCCAGGGGAACTTGCTGTTCGATACCGTGCTGCACTTCACCACCAGCCACTCGCAGGCGATGGAAGCTGTCGAGATGTTGAAAAAAATGGTCGCCAAGTTCGACTCCAAGGCCATCTGCATCGGTAACGGCACCGCCTCTCGCGAGACCGAAGCTGTGGTCCGCGCAGCGGGGCTTCCGAAGTCAATCCCCATCATCATCGTCAACGAGTCCGGCGCGTCGATCTACTCCGCCAGCGAGGTCGCCCGTGAGGAATTTCCAGATAAAGACATCACCGTGCGTGGCGCCGTTTCCATTGGGCGCCGCCTGATGGACCCGCTCGCCGAGCTGGTGAAACTGGATCCAAAAAGCATTGGTGTCGGCCAGTATCAGCACGATGTGGATCAGAATCTTCTGAAAACAGGCCTCGACGATACCGTGGTCAGCTGTGTGAACGGCGTCGGCGTGGAGGTGAATACCGCTTCGCGCCAGCTGCTGGGATATGTGGCGGGCCTGAACTCCGGCATCGCTTCGAACATCATCGCCTACCGCTCTGAGAACGGTCCGTTCAAGACCCGTGAGGAGCTGAAAAAAGTCCCCCGTCTTGGCGAGGTCGCCTACGAGCAGGCCGCCGGTTTCCTCCGCATCCTTGGTGGAACGCACCCGCTGGACGCCTCGGCGGTGCACCCGGAGCGCTACGCATTGGTCGAGCAAATGGCGGCCGATCTCGGCTGTGACGTGCCCACCCTGATCCGCGATGCCGATGCCCGGAAGAAGATCGATCTGAAAAAATACGTCAGCGATGAAGTCGGTCTGCCCACCCTGAAGGACATCATTGCCGAACTCGCCAAACCGGGTCGCGACCCCCGTGCGCAGTTCGAGCTATTCACCTTCGCCGAAGGTGTCAACAAACCGGCCGATCTCACCGAGGGTATGAAGCTGCCGGGCATCGTGACCAACGTGACCAACTTCGGTGCCTTCGTCGACGTCGGCGTGCACCAGGACGGACTGGTCCACATTTCCCAACTCGCCGATAAATACATCGCCGATCCTGCGGAGGTGGTCAAAGTCGGCCAGAAGGTGAATGTCACCGTCACCGAAGTCGACCTGAACCGCAACCGCATCGCCCTCAGCATGCGCAGCAACCCGGAGCCAGCCCGCCAAAACCAACGCGGCGGAGAACGCGGAGGCGACCGTCGTTCAAACGGCCCACGCCGCAATAACAACGGTGGCGGAAACCGCAACAACGGTGGTGGCAAGCGCGGCGGCGGCAACGATTCCTTCGGCGGCAACTGGTTCGACCAAGCGCTCAAGAAAGGCCGTTAG